From the genome of Eucalyptus grandis isolate ANBG69807.140 chromosome 2, ASM1654582v1, whole genome shotgun sequence, one region includes:
- the LOC108956147 gene encoding two-on-two hemoglobin-3-like, giving the protein MPPLLTLDPTAAFAINGTNLFEKLGLPTFVNLSTNFYTRVYDDEEEWFRSIFADSKKEEAIQNQYEFFVIDEPSWPSDKTRD; this is encoded by the exons ATGCCACCGCTGCTCACCCTTGACCCCACCGCTGCCTTCGCCATCAATGGCACCAACCTCTTCGAGAAGCTCGGCCTCCCCACCTTCGTCAATCTCTCCACCAATTTCTACACCAG GGTGTATGACGATGAAGAAGAATGGTTTCGGTCAATCTTTGCGGattcaaagaaggaagaagcaatTCAAAACCAATATGAATTCTTTGTTATTGATGAGCCGTCGTGGCCTTCTGACAAGACTAGAGATTGA